In the genome of Ferrovibrio terrae, the window AGATCGAGCGTGCACCGCGATCGAGCAAAGCCATGGCTCAGACACCTTTCGGGAGCAGGTCGAAGGCGAGCAGGAAGCCCGCGGTCAACACCACCCACAACAGCGAGAACGGCAGGAACACTTTCCAGCCCAGACGCATCAGCTGGTCGTAGCGGTAGCGCGGCACGGTGGCGCGCACCCAGATGAAGACGAACAGCAGCACGAAGATCTTCAGGCAGAACCAGACGATGCCCGGAATCCAGTTGAACGGCGCGACATCGAAGGGCGGCAGCCAGCCGCCAAGGAACAGGATCGTGGTCATGCCCGACATCAGGATCATGTTCGCGTATTCGCCGAGGAAGAACAGCGCAAAGGCCATCGACGAATATTCGACCTGGTAGCCGGCGACCAGTTCGGCTTCGGCTTCCGGCAGATCGAAGGGATGCCGGTTGGTCTCGGCCAGCGCCGAGATGAAGAAGACGATAAACATCGGGAAGAGCGGCAAGGCGAACCACACCGTCTTCTGCGCATTCACGATGGCGCTCAGGTTCAGCGACCCGACGCAGAGCAGCACGGTGATGATGACGAGGCCCATCGAGACTTCGTAGGACACCATCTGCGCCGAGGAGCGCAGCGCGCCGAGGAAAGCGTAGCGCGAATTCGACGACCAGCCGGCGATGATGATGCCGTAGACGCCCAGCGAGGAGATGGCGAAGAGATACAGCACGCCCACATTGATGTTGGCGATCACCCAGCCGTCAGCGACCGGGATCACCGCCCAGGCGATCAGCGCCAGGATGAAGGTGATGCAGGGCGCGGCGATGAACAGGAACTTGTTCGCGCCCGACGGGATGATGGTTTCCTTGAAGATCAGCTTGGCGGCGTCGGCGAACGGCTGCAGCAGACCGAAGGCGCCGACCACGTTCGGGCCCATGCGCAGCGACATCGCCGCCAGCACCTTGCGCTCCATCAGCGTCAGATAGGCCACAGCGATCAGCAGCGGCACCGTCAGCATCAGGATATGGGCAAGGATCAGCCCGCCCGGGAAGACGTAGCCGGTCCAGAGGGTTTGCCAGAGAGACTCAGTCATGGGTACCCGTCTTCGGCTGGGCGGCGCCACGCGCCAGCGCCGAACATTCGGCCATGGTCGCGGACGCGCGGGCAATCGGATTGGTCAGGAAGAAATCAGCCACGGTGGAGGCGAACGGCGCATCAGTGACGCTGCCGGCCGCGCCAAAGGCGCCCCAGGCCGCAGTGGCGAGTTTGTCGACGCCGGAGAAATGCGGCGCGAGTTCCAGCATGCGACGACGCAGCATGCCCAGATTGTCATAGGGCAGCTTGTGACCGAGCGGCTCGGACACGGCGCGGATGATCGACCAGTCCTCGCGGGCATCGCCCGGAGGCGCCGCGGCGCGACGGCCAAGCTGAACGCGGCCCTCGGTATTGACCCAGGTGGCGTCCTTCTCGACGTAAGCAGCGCCTGGCAGGATCACGTCGGCGCGCTTTGCGCCGACATCGCCATGGCTGCCCTGATAGATCACGAAAGCAGAACCGAGCTTGCTGGTGTCGATCTCATCGGCCCCCAGCAGCCAGACCGTCTTGATCTCGCCCGACTGCGCGCTGGCCAGAATGCCGGCGACATCTTTACCACCCTGCCCCGGCACAAAACCGAGATCGAGCGCGCCGACGCGGCTTGCAGCCGTATGCAGCATGTTGAAGCCGTTCCAGCCATCCTTCACGAGGCCGAGGCTGTCGGCAACCTGCTTCGCCAGCGCCAGCACGGC includes:
- the nuoH gene encoding NADH-quinone oxidoreductase subunit NuoH; the protein is MTESLWQTLWTGYVFPGGLILAHILMLTVPLLIAVAYLTLMERKVLAAMSLRMGPNVVGAFGLLQPFADAAKLIFKETIIPSGANKFLFIAAPCITFILALIAWAVIPVADGWVIANINVGVLYLFAISSLGVYGIIIAGWSSNSRYAFLGALRSSAQMVSYEVSMGLVIITVLLCVGSLNLSAIVNAQKTVWFALPLFPMFIVFFISALAETNRHPFDLPEAEAELVAGYQVEYSSMAFALFFLGEYANMILMSGMTTILFLGGWLPPFDVAPFNWIPGIVWFCLKIFVLLFVFIWVRATVPRYRYDQLMRLGWKVFLPFSLLWVVLTAGFLLAFDLLPKGV